In a single window of the Rhizobiaceae bacterium genome:
- the ccoS gene encoding cbb3-type cytochrome oxidase assembly protein CcoS, producing MTNLVFLIPAALILGAMGLVGFLWALRSGQYEDLDGAAHRILLDDDEAPAPSPRKR from the coding sequence GTGACCAACCTCGTCTTTCTGATCCCGGCGGCGTTGATCCTCGGGGCTATGGGCCTCGTCGGCTTCCTTTGGGCGTTGCGCAGCGGCCAATATGAGGACCTTGATGGGGCCGCGCACCGAATCCTGCTGGATGATGACGAAGCGCCTGCGCCGTCACCTCGAAAGCGCTGA
- the ureG gene encoding urease accessory protein UreG — MMSANGPLRVGIGGPVGAGKTTLTEMLCKAMRDRYSVAVVTNDIFTKEDALILNRLQALPEDRILGVETGGCPHTAIREDASINLAAVAEMRRRFPDLDVVFIESGGDNLAATFSPDLADITLYVIDVAAGEKIPRKGGPGITRSDLLIINKIDLAPHVGADLEIMRSDTLRQRGQRPFVFTDMRRRKGLDEIIDFLVETGGLPLREIAESADDRPRRVSALSR, encoded by the coding sequence ATCATGAGTGCCAACGGTCCACTGCGCGTCGGCATCGGCGGTCCCGTAGGGGCCGGAAAGACCACGCTCACCGAAATGCTGTGCAAGGCGATGCGTGACCGCTACTCGGTGGCTGTCGTGACCAATGACATCTTCACCAAGGAGGACGCGCTGATCCTCAATCGGCTGCAGGCCCTGCCGGAAGATCGCATTCTAGGCGTCGAGACCGGCGGCTGCCCCCACACGGCCATCCGCGAGGACGCATCGATCAACCTCGCCGCTGTTGCCGAGATGCGGCGCAGGTTTCCCGATCTTGATGTCGTATTCATCGAGTCCGGCGGCGACAACCTGGCCGCCACCTTCTCGCCAGACCTTGCCGACATCACGCTCTATGTCATCGACGTCGCCGCAGGGGAGAAGATCCCCCGCAAGGGCGGGCCGGGCATAACGCGGTCGGACCTTCTCATCATTAACAAGATCGACCTTGCACCGCATGTGGGCGCCGATCTCGAAATCATGCGGTCCGATACGCTCAGGCAGCGCGGGCAGCGGCCCTTCGTTTTCACCGACATGCGCCGCCGCAAGGGGCTCGATGAAATCATCGATTTTCTTGTCGAAACCGGGGGCCTGCCGTTGCGCGAGATTGCAGAGAGCGCCGATGACAGGCCGCGTCGCGTTTCAGCGCTTTCGAGGTGA
- a CDS encoding urease accessory protein UreF gives MAIITMTDQEERSLLRLLTWLSPAFPVGSFAYSHGMERAIHDGVILDRASLADWLHDLLAHGSAWNDAVILAASWREADSGGDCGELAELAAAMASSRERHMETTLQGAAFTEAAAAWGEAHAGALPYPVAVGLTAGRHGIALEKALTAYLHAFVSNLVQASVRLVPLGQRDGVAVIAGLETALLDTAARAAASTIDDLGSASIRSDIMSMKHEVQYSRVFRS, from the coding sequence ATGGCCATCATCACCATGACTGATCAAGAAGAGCGATCGCTGCTGCGGCTGCTGACCTGGTTGTCACCCGCGTTTCCGGTCGGGTCATTTGCCTACAGCCACGGCATGGAACGGGCGATCCATGACGGCGTCATCCTCGATCGCGCCTCACTTGCGGACTGGCTGCACGACCTGCTGGCGCACGGTTCGGCATGGAACGACGCAGTGATCCTTGCGGCAAGCTGGCGCGAGGCGGACAGCGGCGGCGATTGCGGCGAACTGGCGGAGCTAGCGGCTGCGATGGCGAGCTCGCGCGAGCGGCACATGGAAACAACCCTTCAGGGCGCAGCGTTCACCGAAGCCGCAGCCGCATGGGGCGAGGCGCACGCTGGCGCCCTTCCCTATCCGGTTGCCGTCGGTTTGACGGCGGGGCGCCACGGCATCGCGCTGGAAAAAGCGCTCACGGCCTATCTGCATGCCTTTGTTTCCAACCTCGTGCAGGCGTCCGTTCGGCTCGTGCCCCTTGGGCAACGCGATGGCGTCGCGGTCATCGCCGGGCTGGAAACGGCCTTGCTCGACACGGCGGCACGCGCCGCCGCATCCACAATCGACGATCTTGGATCGGCATCCATCCGTTCCGATATCATGTCCATGAAACACGAAGTTCAATATTCAAGGGTGTTCAGATCATGA
- a CDS encoding urease accessory protein UreE, producing MLRAISHRHADDTEPFGTVVLDHTERHLRRKAIATNQGDKVMVDLPEAVLFGDGDRLVLEDGRTIEIIAAKEKLYAITATDICPIRHLAWHLGNRHLAAQIDENRILIQRDHVIRDMLEGLGARVEDVIERFQPVHGAYHSHAGHHGHKHDHGHDHDHGHDHSHGHHHHD from the coding sequence ATGCTTCGCGCCATTTCGCACCGCCACGCAGACGACACCGAGCCATTCGGAACAGTCGTGCTGGACCACACCGAACGGCATCTGCGCCGCAAGGCGATTGCCACCAATCAGGGCGACAAAGTGATGGTTGACCTCCCCGAAGCGGTTCTCTTCGGCGATGGCGACCGGCTGGTGCTGGAGGATGGCAGGACCATCGAGATCATTGCGGCCAAGGAAAAGCTCTACGCCATCACGGCGACAGACATCTGTCCGATCCGCCATCTGGCCTGGCACCTTGGCAACCGCCATCTCGCCGCGCAGATCGACGAAAACCGCATCCTGATCCAGCGCGATCATGTCATCCGCGACATGCTGGAGGGACTTGGCGCGCGGGTGGAAGATGTTATCGAGCGGTTCCAGCCTGTTCATGGGGCGTATCACAGCCACGCCGGCCACCACGGTCACAAGCACGACCATGGACACGACCACGATCATGGGCATGACCATTCACATGGCCATCATCACCATGACTGA
- the ureC gene encoding urease subunit alpha produces MAATISRAAYAQMYGPTVGDRVRLADTELFIEVEKDLTTYGEEVKFGGGKVIRDGMGQSQLSRAEGAVDTVITNALIVDHWGIVKADVALKDGRIAAIGKAGNPDTQIGVDIVIGPGTEIIAGEGRILTAGGIDAHIHFICPQQIDEALMSGVTTMLGGGTGPAHGTLATTCTPGPWHLARMIQSFDAFPINLGLSGKGNASRPAALVEMIEGGACALKLHEDWGTTPAAIDACLSVADEFDVQVMIHTDTLNESGFVEDTVAAFKGRTIHAFHTEGAGGGHAPDIIKVCGLKNVIPSSTNPTRPYTQNTIAEHLDMLMVCHHLSPSIPEDIAFAESRIRKETIAAEDILHDIGAFSIISSDSQAMGRVGEVLIRTWQTAHKMKVQRGRLPDEKGDNDNLRVRRYIAKYTINPAIAQGLSKHVGSVEVGKRADLVIWNPAFFGVKPEMVLVGGSIAAAPMGDPNASIPTPQPMHYRPMFGALGRGPAVSSVTFVSKAAMDAGLQEKLCVAKGMVAVENTRGGLSKQSMILNDALPEIEVDPETYEVRADGDLLTCEPATVLPMAQRYFLF; encoded by the coding sequence ATGGCCGCCACGATCTCCCGCGCCGCATACGCGCAAATGTATGGGCCGACTGTCGGCGACCGTGTGCGGCTGGCAGACACCGAACTCTTTATCGAGGTCGAAAAGGACCTCACCACCTATGGTGAGGAAGTGAAGTTCGGGGGCGGCAAGGTGATCCGCGACGGCATGGGCCAAAGCCAGCTTTCGCGAGCCGAAGGCGCGGTCGATACGGTCATCACCAATGCGCTCATCGTGGACCATTGGGGCATCGTCAAGGCTGACGTCGCGCTGAAGGATGGGCGCATCGCGGCCATCGGCAAGGCGGGCAACCCTGACACGCAGATCGGCGTGGATATCGTCATCGGGCCCGGCACGGAGATCATCGCCGGCGAGGGTCGCATCCTCACCGCGGGAGGCATCGACGCGCATATTCATTTCATATGCCCGCAGCAGATCGACGAGGCGCTGATGTCGGGCGTCACGACCATGCTGGGCGGCGGCACCGGCCCGGCGCATGGCACGCTGGCGACGACCTGCACGCCCGGACCCTGGCATCTGGCGCGAATGATCCAGTCCTTCGACGCCTTCCCGATCAATCTCGGCCTGTCGGGCAAGGGCAACGCATCCCGTCCAGCAGCGCTCGTGGAAATGATCGAGGGCGGTGCCTGCGCACTGAAGCTGCATGAGGACTGGGGCACGACCCCCGCCGCAATCGACGCCTGCCTGTCCGTGGCGGATGAGTTTGACGTTCAGGTGATGATCCACACCGACACGCTGAACGAGAGCGGGTTCGTGGAAGACACGGTCGCGGCCTTCAAGGGACGCACGATCCACGCCTTCCACACCGAGGGCGCAGGCGGTGGCCACGCGCCGGACATCATCAAGGTCTGCGGATTGAAGAACGTCATCCCGTCGTCGACCAATCCGACGCGCCCCTATACGCAGAACACGATTGCCGAGCACCTCGACATGCTCATGGTCTGCCACCACCTCTCGCCGTCGATTCCGGAGGACATTGCCTTCGCCGAAAGCCGCATTCGCAAGGAAACCATCGCGGCGGAGGACATACTCCACGACATCGGCGCGTTCTCCATCATCTCGTCCGACAGTCAGGCCATGGGCCGCGTCGGCGAAGTGCTGATCCGGACATGGCAAACGGCGCACAAGATGAAGGTACAGCGCGGCAGGTTGCCTGACGAAAAGGGCGACAATGACAATCTGCGCGTGCGGCGCTACATCGCGAAATACACAATAAACCCGGCTATCGCGCAGGGGTTGTCAAAGCATGTCGGGTCCGTCGAAGTCGGCAAGCGCGCCGATCTGGTCATCTGGAACCCGGCCTTTTTCGGCGTGAAGCCGGAAATGGTGCTTGTGGGCGGATCGATTGCCGCCGCACCCATGGGCGATCCGAACGCGTCGATCCCGACACCGCAGCCCATGCACTACCGGCCAATGTTCGGCGCGCTCGGACGCGGTCCCGCCGTTTCGTCTGTGACCTTTGTCAGCAAGGCCGCGATGGATGCCGGATTGCAGGAGAAACTCTGCGTCGCCAAGGGCATGGTCGCGGTGGAAAACACGCGTGGAGGGCTGTCGAAACAGTCGATGATCCTGAACGACGCCCTGCCCGAAATCGAGGTCGATCCCGAAACGTACGAGGTGCGCGCTGACGGAGACCTGCTGACCTGCGAACCTGCAACCGTGCTGCCGATGGCGCAACGCTACTTCCTGTTCTAG
- a CDS encoding urease subunit beta yields MIPGEILTVPGDITLNDGVDAVTLVVANRGDRPVQVGSHYHFFEANSALDFDRDAARGKRLDIAAGTAVRFEPGQTREVRLVPYGGKREVYGFQQKIMGKL; encoded by the coding sequence ATGATCCCCGGCGAAATCCTTACCGTTCCGGGCGACATCACCCTCAACGACGGCGTCGATGCCGTAACGCTGGTTGTCGCCAATCGCGGCGACCGTCCTGTTCAGGTCGGCTCGCACTACCACTTCTTCGAAGCCAATTCCGCGCTCGATTTCGACCGTGACGCCGCGCGCGGAAAGCGTCTCGACATAGCCGCCGGGACCGCCGTGCGCTTCGAACCCGGCCAGACGCGCGAAGTGCGGCTGGTGCCCTATGGCGGCAAGCGCGAAGTGTATGGATTCCAGCAGAAAATAATGGGAAAGCTCTGA
- a CDS encoding HupE/UreJ family protein gives MKRLAILLFALTLSTPAFAHLNPAEHGSFAAGFSHPLFGLDHILAMVGVGLWASLLGGRAIWLVPTAFVCTMMIGFAASFTSIGLPFVEPTIAASVVVLGLLAMVALQVPTVAGMAMVGFFAFFHGYAHGGELGEAGALPFMIGFAIATAVLHAAGVGFGLLMGRGGRMATRIAGALTALGGLWLVAGA, from the coding sequence ATGAAAAGACTCGCTATTCTCCTCTTTGCGCTGACCCTCTCGACCCCGGCTTTCGCGCATCTTAACCCTGCCGAACACGGTTCATTCGCGGCCGGCTTCTCCCACCCGCTGTTCGGCCTTGACCACATACTGGCCATGGTCGGCGTCGGCCTGTGGGCCTCGCTGCTTGGCGGGCGAGCCATCTGGCTGGTGCCCACGGCGTTCGTATGCACCATGATGATCGGCTTTGCCGCGTCCTTCACCAGCATCGGCCTGCCCTTCGTGGAGCCGACAATTGCCGCGTCGGTTGTGGTGCTCGGCCTGCTGGCGATGGTTGCCTTGCAGGTGCCGACCGTTGCGGGAATGGCGATGGTCGGGTTCTTTGCCTTCTTCCACGGTTATGCGCATGGCGGTGAATTGGGTGAAGCAGGCGCGCTGCCCTTCATGATCGGCTTTGCCATCGCCACGGCCGTGCTTCACGCGGCGGGCGTCGGCTTCGGGCTTTTGATGGGACGAGGTGGACGCATGGCCACGCGCATCGCGGGTGCGCTCACCGCGCTCGGCGGCCTGTGGCTGGTGGCGGGAGCCTGA
- a CDS encoding urease subunit gamma: MNLTPREKDKLLIAMAAIVARKRLERGVKLNHPEAIALISDFVVEGARDGRSVADLMEAGAHVVARDQVMEGVAEMIHDVQVEATFPDGVKLVTVHEPIR, encoded by the coding sequence ATGAACCTGACACCCCGCGAGAAAGACAAACTTCTGATAGCGATGGCCGCCATCGTCGCCCGCAAGCGGCTAGAGCGCGGCGTCAAGCTCAATCACCCTGAGGCCATTGCCCTCATCAGCGATTTCGTCGTTGAGGGTGCACGTGACGGGCGCTCCGTCGCGGACTTGATGGAAGCGGGCGCCCATGTGGTGGCGCGCGACCAGGTCATGGAGGGTGTTGCGGAGATGATCCACGATGTCCAGGTCGAAGCCACCTTTCCCGACGGCGTAAAGCTTGTCACAGTCCACGAACCGATCCGTTAA
- a CDS encoding urease accessory protein UreD has product MYADISCSEKPVAAPRMQRAEGRARLVLHRKHGATRLSELYQSGCSKIRLPAKAIPTDPQEAILINTAGGLTGGDRIETEIAAHSDAELVVTTQACERVYRSTGDIARVTTKLIVDRGARIAWLPQETILFNEGRLARSLEADLHDDAELLAVESVLFGRKAMDETVNAGMFRDRWRIRRNGRLVFADDIRLEGAIARQLARPCLLNGDMAMAAVLLISKDADTLLDPVREAFGESGGASAFDGKLVARLTAPDSLSLRRALEPALTALMRGRILPKVWRI; this is encoded by the coding sequence ATGTACGCAGACATCTCATGCTCTGAGAAGCCCGTTGCCGCGCCGCGCATGCAACGTGCCGAAGGGCGCGCACGGCTCGTGCTGCACCGCAAGCATGGCGCGACGCGGCTGAGCGAACTCTATCAATCCGGCTGCTCCAAGATCCGCCTCCCCGCGAAGGCAATCCCGACCGATCCGCAGGAGGCCATTCTCATCAACACGGCGGGCGGCCTGACCGGCGGCGACCGCATTGAAACCGAGATCGCGGCGCACAGCGACGCCGAACTGGTCGTCACCACGCAGGCATGCGAACGCGTCTATCGATCGACCGGAGACATTGCGCGGGTCACGACGAAATTGATCGTCGATAGAGGTGCGCGGATTGCGTGGCTGCCGCAGGAGACGATCCTGTTCAACGAGGGTCGCCTTGCCCGCTCGCTTGAGGCCGACCTGCACGACGACGCCGAATTGCTGGCGGTCGAATCCGTGCTGTTTGGGCGCAAGGCCATGGACGAAACCGTCAATGCGGGCATGTTCCGCGACCGCTGGCGCATTCGCCGCAACGGCAGGCTCGTGTTCGCCGACGACATCCGGCTAGAGGGAGCCATTGCCCGGCAACTTGCGCGGCCCTGCCTGCTGAATGGCGACATGGCGATGGCCGCCGTGCTGCTGATCTCGAAGGACGCCGACACACTGCTCGATCCTGTGCGCGAGGCATTTGGCGAATCCGGAGGCGCAAGTGCGTTCGACGGCAAGCTGGTCGCACGCCTCACTGCGCCCGACAGCCTGTCGCTCAGGCGCGCTCTTGAACCCGCACTGACCGCGCTGATGCGCGGTAGGATACTTCCCAAAGTCTGGAGAATCTGA
- the urtE gene encoding urea ABC transporter ATP-binding subunit UrtE: MLSVSDATLHYGAAQALRGVSLTAQTGKITCVLGRNGVGKTSLMRAIVGHHTLTSGRITFEGKELGRATSYDRARSGIAFVPQGREIFPLLTVKENLETGFAPLKRSERTVPEHVFELFPVLKSMLTRRGGDLSGGQQQQLAIGRALVMRPKLLVLDEPTEGIQPSIIKDIGRAIQFLRDTVGLTIILVEQYLEFARGLADHVAIMDRGEIVFDGEAAGLDDPDVRRHLML; encoded by the coding sequence ATGCTCTCCGTTTCCGACGCGACGCTGCACTATGGCGCGGCGCAGGCGCTGCGCGGGGTCTCGCTCACTGCGCAGACCGGCAAGATAACCTGCGTGCTGGGGCGCAACGGCGTCGGCAAGACCTCGCTGATGCGCGCCATCGTCGGACACCACACGCTTACCAGCGGAAGAATAACCTTCGAGGGGAAGGAACTCGGCCGGGCAACGTCTTATGACCGCGCCCGGTCGGGTATAGCTTTTGTGCCGCAAGGGCGGGAGATCTTCCCGCTGTTGACGGTCAAGGAAAACCTGGAAACCGGCTTTGCGCCGCTCAAGCGCTCGGAACGCACGGTCCCGGAACATGTGTTCGAACTGTTCCCGGTGCTGAAATCCATGCTCACAAGGCGCGGCGGCGATCTCTCCGGCGGCCAGCAGCAGCAATTGGCCATTGGGCGCGCCCTGGTCATGCGACCCAAGCTGCTGGTGCTGGACGAGCCGACCGAGGGCATCCAGCCCTCCATCATCAAGGACATCGGGCGCGCCATCCAGTTCCTGCGCGACACGGTGGGCCTGACCATCATTCTCGTGGAACAATATCTGGAATTTGCGCGCGGGCTTGCGGACCACGTCGCGATCATGGATCGTGGCGAGATCGTTTTCGATGGTGAAGCCGCTGGCCTGGACGACCCGGATGTACGCAGACATCTCATGCTCTGA
- the urtD gene encoding urea ABC transporter ATP-binding protein UrtD yields the protein MNKAHTILYLDGVSVAFDGFKAINNLSLTLGKGEMRAIIGPNGAGKTTMMDIITGKTRPDTGEVFFDAEYDLTRLDETEIANLGIGRKFQKPTVFEMHTVEDNIALSLKGSRSIFGALFHQLSSKERQEIDSILEIIRLTKRRSERAGELSHGQKQWLEIGMLLAQDPKLLLVDEPVAGMTDAETNETSRLLKEVAQTHSVIVVEHDMHFVRDLDVRVTCLHEGSVLSEGSLDHVSADPRVIEVYLGR from the coding sequence ATGAACAAGGCCCATACCATTCTCTACCTGGACGGTGTGTCCGTCGCCTTCGACGGTTTCAAAGCGATCAATAACCTGTCGCTGACGCTCGGCAAGGGCGAGATGCGCGCCATCATCGGCCCCAATGGCGCGGGCAAGACGACAATGATGGACATCATCACCGGCAAGACCCGCCCCGACACGGGTGAAGTATTCTTCGACGCCGAATATGATCTGACCCGGCTGGACGAAACAGAGATCGCCAATCTCGGCATCGGTCGCAAGTTCCAGAAGCCGACGGTGTTCGAAATGCACACCGTCGAGGACAATATCGCACTTTCGCTCAAGGGCAGCCGCAGCATCTTCGGCGCGCTGTTCCACCAGTTGAGCAGCAAGGAGCGCCAGGAGATTGATTCGATTCTGGAAATCATTCGCCTGACGAAGCGTCGGAGCGAACGCGCGGGCGAACTGAGCCACGGCCAGAAACAATGGCTCGAAATCGGAATGCTGCTCGCGCAGGACCCAAAGCTGTTGCTTGTCGACGAGCCGGTCGCCGGGATGACGGACGCCGAAACGAATGAAACCAGCCGCCTGCTCAAGGAGGTGGCGCAGACACATTCGGTCATCGTCGTCGAACACGACATGCATTTCGTTCGCGATCTCGACGTGAGGGTGACCTGCCTTCACGAAGGGTCGGTGCTTTCTGAAGGGTCGCTCGACCATGTGTCGGCGGACCCACGCGTAATCGAAGTCTATCTCGGGAGATGA
- the urtC gene encoding urea ABC transporter permease subunit UrtC: MITARFFRDGADTRIVVVALLLVAIAALVPVLNLFVSPSNPFHVPTHIVALTGKYLCYAMLALSLDLAWGFCGILSLGHGAFFALGGYAMGMYLMRQIGARGVYGNPELPDFMVFLNWKELPWYWYGFGHFPFAALMVLLVPGLLAFCFGWLAFRSRVTGVYLSIITQAMTYALLLAFFRNDMGFGGNNGLTDFKDILGFNVQAPATRATLFAASALILAAAILLTSAIVKSKLGKLMVAVRDAESRTRFIGWRPEHVKLFGFTLSAVMAGIAGALYVPQVGIINPSEFAPANSIEVVIWTAIGGRGTIIGPVIGAVSVNFMKSWFTAALPEFWLFALGGLFIAVTLFLPKGIVGLWDSWRAPKPRPQEPEPTSDEKEAGIIAEPQPAE, translated from the coding sequence ATGATTACCGCCCGCTTCTTCCGCGACGGCGCGGATACGCGCATTGTCGTCGTCGCCCTGCTCCTCGTGGCAATCGCGGCCCTCGTCCCGGTACTCAACCTGTTCGTATCGCCGTCGAACCCCTTTCACGTACCGACGCACATCGTGGCACTGACCGGCAAATATCTGTGCTATGCGATGCTGGCGCTTTCGCTCGACCTCGCATGGGGTTTCTGTGGCATTCTCTCGCTCGGGCACGGCGCATTCTTCGCGCTCGGCGGCTATGCGATGGGCATGTACCTGATGCGCCAGATCGGCGCGCGTGGAGTCTACGGAAACCCCGAACTTCCCGACTTCATGGTATTCCTCAACTGGAAGGAACTGCCCTGGTACTGGTACGGCTTTGGTCATTTTCCCTTCGCCGCGCTGATGGTGCTTCTGGTGCCGGGATTGCTGGCCTTCTGCTTCGGCTGGCTGGCCTTCCGCAGCCGCGTTACCGGCGTCTATCTTTCGATCATCACGCAGGCCATGACCTATGCGCTGCTGCTCGCCTTCTTCCGCAACGACATGGGCTTCGGCGGCAATAACGGCCTGACCGATTTCAAGGACATACTCGGTTTCAACGTGCAGGCGCCCGCCACCCGCGCGACGCTCTTTGCCGCAAGCGCACTCATCCTCGCAGCCGCGATCCTGTTGACCTCGGCAATCGTGAAGTCGAAGCTTGGCAAGCTGATGGTGGCCGTCCGCGACGCCGAAAGCCGCACGCGCTTCATCGGATGGCGCCCCGAACACGTGAAGCTGTTCGGCTTCACGCTTTCCGCCGTCATGGCGGGCATCGCTGGCGCACTCTACGTGCCTCAGGTCGGCATCATCAATCCGAGCGAATTTGCACCGGCAAACTCGATCGAGGTGGTCATATGGACGGCCATCGGCGGTCGCGGCACGATCATCGGCCCGGTGATCGGCGCGGTTTCAGTCAATTTCATGAAGAGCTGGTTTACTGCCGCCCTGCCCGAATTCTGGCTTTTCGCGCTGGGCGGCCTGTTCATCGCGGTGACGTTGTTCCTGCCAAAAGGAATTGTGGGCCTTTGGGACAGTTGGCGCGCACCGAAGCCTCGGCCCCAGGAACCCGAACCCACCAGCGACGAAAAAGAGGCCGGCATCATCGCCGAGCCGCAACCGGCAGAGTGA
- the urtB gene encoding urea ABC transporter permease subunit UrtB gives MKPLRTIIATIAALFLFVSGAFADEAALKATLSKLAEAKSFPQIEAVVRELGASGDPAVGKALEALSEGDLYIRKSDNAVFIARESGAAMMLSDPISGEAAGEAQKSEVTKVRVNNALRRAVREVAGSLTLGAADPAQRLAAATALFQRPDPSAIETIDAAIARETDQSVKGKLEAARAAAVLSSDLGDDDKKAAITLLAGLGNREALTLLGSFAGSASGPLKDAADSAADNIRSHLALWDAAQNIWYGLSLGSVLLLAAIGLAITFGVMGVINMAHGEMVMIGAYVTFVVQQATLSFAPGLSDWSLAFAVPIAFLIAAAIGIAIERGIIRFLYGRPLETLLATWGVSLILQQGVRTIFGPTNREVANPSWMSGGFELGQMAITWNRLWIMAFSLAVFALLLFVSNRTSWGLQMRAVTQNRRMAGSMGIRTPWVDAFTFGLGSGIAGIAGVALSQIGNVSPNLGQTYIIDSFMVVVFGGVGNLWGTLLGAFSLGIANKFLEPYAGAVLGKIIVLVLIILFIQKRPRGLFALKGRAVEA, from the coding sequence ATGAAGCCATTGCGAACGATTATTGCAACGATAGCAGCGCTATTCCTTTTCGTCTCAGGCGCCTTTGCGGATGAAGCTGCGCTAAAGGCAACCTTGTCAAAGCTTGCAGAAGCAAAATCCTTTCCGCAGATTGAAGCCGTCGTTCGCGAATTGGGCGCTTCCGGCGATCCCGCAGTCGGCAAGGCGCTTGAGGCGCTGAGCGAAGGCGATCTCTACATTCGCAAATCTGACAACGCAGTTTTCATCGCCCGCGAGAGCGGCGCGGCTATGATGCTCTCCGATCCGATCAGCGGCGAGGCCGCCGGAGAAGCCCAGAAATCCGAGGTCACAAAGGTCCGCGTCAACAATGCGCTACGCCGCGCCGTGCGCGAGGTGGCGGGCAGCCTGACGCTTGGCGCAGCCGATCCCGCGCAACGGCTTGCCGCAGCAACGGCGCTCTTCCAGCGTCCTGACCCGTCGGCCATCGAAACAATCGACGCCGCCATCGCTCGCGAAACCGACCAAAGCGTGAAGGGAAAGCTCGAAGCCGCGCGTGCCGCTGCGGTCCTTTCGTCCGACCTCGGCGACGACGACAAGAAGGCGGCAATCACGCTTCTCGCCGGGTTGGGAAATCGCGAGGCCCTGACGCTGCTCGGCAGCTTTGCGGGCAGCGCAAGCGGTCCGCTGAAGGATGCGGCCGACAGCGCGGCGGACAATATCCGCTCGCATCTCGCGCTGTGGGATGCAGCTCAGAATATCTGGTACGGCCTGTCGCTCGGTTCGGTCCTGCTACTCGCAGCCATCGGCCTTGCCATCACATTCGGCGTCATGGGCGTCATCAACATGGCGCATGGCGAAATGGTCATGATCGGCGCCTACGTCACCTTCGTCGTGCAGCAGGCGACGTTGTCGTTCGCGCCGGGATTGTCGGACTGGTCATTGGCGTTCGCGGTCCCCATCGCGTTCCTGATCGCCGCCGCGATCGGCATTGCCATCGAGCGCGGTATCATCCGATTCCTCTACGGACGCCCGCTGGAAACGCTGCTCGCAACCTGGGGCGTGTCGCTCATTCTCCAGCAAGGTGTGCGCACGATCTTCGGCCCGACAAACCGCGAGGTGGCCAATCCAAGCTGGATGTCAGGCGGCTTCGAGCTTGGCCAGATGGCGATCACCTGGAACCGGCTCTGGATCATGGCTTTTTCGCTGGCGGTCTTTGCCCTGCTCCTGTTCGTCTCGAACCGGACGAGCTGGGGCTTGCAGATGCGTGCCGTGACCCAGAATCGCCGCATGGCGGGTTCTATGGGCATCCGAACGCCGTGGGTCGATGCATTCACATTCGGGCTCGGCTCCGGCATTGCGGGGATTGCAGGCGTGGCGCTGAGCCAAATCGGCAATGTCTCGCCAAATCTCGGCCAGACCTACATCATCGACTCATTCATGGTCGTCGTCTTCGGCGGGGTCGGAAACCTCTGGGGCACGCTGCTCGGCGCCTTCTCGCTCGGCATCGCAAACAAGTTCCTTGAGCCCTATGCCGGTGCGGTGCTCGGCAAGATCATCGTGCTTGTGCTCATCATCCTGTTCATCCAGAAGCGTCCGCGCGGCCTGTTCGCGCTCAAGGGCCGGGCGGTGGAAGCATGA